A window of the Helianthus annuus cultivar XRQ/B chromosome 4, HanXRQr2.0-SUNRISE, whole genome shotgun sequence genome harbors these coding sequences:
- the LOC110937977 gene encoding proline-rich receptor-like protein kinase PERK2: MASISTQYLFPHFPPPSPTSTPPSPTAKPPPSPPNFVPPPLPPHFVPPPSPPHFSPPPPHAVPPPSPPHLVPPPPHAGPPPSPPHFVPPPPHAVPPPSPPHFVPPPPPPPSNNSTIIVVVFVSCGGVFFLAFAMAALWCFLKKRKKMVQKAENVHFDEHRKVSEKIVQGPHGTETVILSVEDDIHIEEDMRKSELENFRKGLHLNSGDTYIIGGPIDPGKPSSSSGHHHLHG; this comes from the coding sequence ATGGCTTCCATTTCTACTCAATACTTGTTCCCTCATTTTCCTCCACCATCTCCCACCTCAACACCACCTTCTCCTACCGCAAAACCGCCACCATCCCCACCAAATTTCGTCCCACCACCATTGCCTCCTCATTTCgtcccaccaccatcacctccacaTTTTAGCCCCCCACCACCACATGCGGTCCCACCACCATCGCCCCCTCATCTTGTCCCTCCACCGCCACATGCGGGCCCACCACCCTCGCCCCCTCATTTCGTCCCTCCACCACCACATGCGGTCCCACCACCATCGCCTCCTCATTTCGTCCCCCCACCACCACCCCCTCCAAGCAACAATTCCACAATAATCGTGGTGGTGTTCGTCTCATGCGGTGGTGTCTTCTTTTTGGCATTCGCTATGGCGGCATTATGGTGCTTCCtcaagaagaggaagaagatggttcAAAAAGCCGAAAATGTCCACTTCGATGAACACCGAAAGGTGTCTGAAAAAATTGTACAAGGGCCACATGGGACTGAAACCGTGATTCTTTCGGTAGAAGATGATATTCACATTGAAGAAGATATGAGGAAGAGTGAGCTCGAAAACTTCCGAAAAGGATTGCATTTGAATTCCGGGGACACCTACATTATTGGTGGTCCGATTGATCCTGGAAAACCGTCGTCCAGTTCCGGTCATCACCACCTGCATGGCTAG